AATCACCTTGAGGTAATTACTACTTTCATCTTTTTTATTATAGGCGAAATCTGCTGGAAGACCGTATTTATTTAAAATCTGGTAACTTCTTCCTGCAAAGCCTTTATCAATTTGTTCTGTAAATTTCTGGCGGGAAACATTGGCAGCATTGGTACTGGCAATGATAATCCCTCCCGGATTTAAAATCTCAAGACTCTGGGAAATCAACTTGTGATAATCCTTAGCCACAGAGAAAGTCTGTTTTTTGTTCCGAGCAAAGCTAGGCGGATCTAGAACAATCACATCGTAAGTCAAGCCTTTTCGTTTGGCATACTTGAAATACTCAAAGACGTCCATGACTATAAAACGATGGGCATCTGTGCTGAGCCCATTTGCCTGAAAATGCGCTTGAGACAATTCTCGTGAACGCTTGGCTAGGTCAACCGAAGTTGTCTGGCTTGCTCCTCCCATGGCCGCAGCTACTGAAAAAGCTGCTGTATAAGAAAACATATTGAGCAAGGATTTGCCCATAGCCAATCCATCAACCAGACTACCACGAACTTCATGCTGGTCTAGGAAAATCCCTGTCATCAAGCCATCGTTCATAAAGACTTGATACAGGACACCATTTTCCAGAACAGTGAAAAAGTCAGGTGCTTCTTGACCATAAACATGAGCAGATTCATAGTCCAAACCCTTAAAGCGGATCTTCTCATAAGCCCCTAAAACCTCAGGAAAAACCTGTCTAAAGGCTTCTGAGATGATCTGACGAATCTGATAAACATAAGAGTTATACCAAGAAAATACAGCATAGTCGCCATAAAGGTCCACTGTCAGACCGCCAAAGCCATCTCCCTCCTGGTTGAAGAGACGAAAGGCAGTTGTCAAATCATCTTGATAGTAGGCGCTTCTCTTTTCTTTAACTTGTCTAAACAGCATTTCAAAGAAAGCTTGATTGAAGGTCACCTTGTCTGTGCTAACAAACCAGCCCAAGCCCTTGTTTTGCTGAGAAAGGTAGGCAGTCCCAAGAAATTTTCCATCTTGACTATGGACTTCTACTTCCTGATCCTTAAGATTAACATTCTCAAGATCGCTGGCTTCTAGCAAAACTAGCCCTTTGGCAAGCTTTTTTTCAATCCTTTTACTGACTCTTATTCTATTCATGATTACCATTATAACAAACTTTTAGACAATTCTCAAAAAAGAAACTACCCTTGCTTTTTTACTCTAGTTTTAAAAAATGGTATACTAATACTAATAAAAACTTAGGAAGTAATTGTGTGAGAATCAATTTTAACAAAATCCAAAAAGTCATCGGTACCAGACTGGGTTTTGTCCTAACCCTTTTAATCCTCTATTGGATCAAAACCTTATTAGCCTATACCGTTGACTTTAATTTAGATATTCAAGTGGGCAAGTTACAAGGAAATTACCTTGCCTTTATCGCCTTTTTCAACCCCCTTCCTTTGGGACTCCTCCTACTGGCTCTTGCCCTCTATGCTCGATCAACCAAGTCCTTTTATAGTCTTAGTATAGCTATTTATAGCCTTTTATTCATTTGGCTCTACTCCAATGTCTTTTACTATCGAGAATTTAGTGACTTTATCACAGCTAATACCATGAAGGTGGTCAGCAAGGTGTCTGTTGGTACTGCGGAACTAGAGTTACTGCGTCCTTGGGATTTCATCTATTTTATGGATTTCCCACTGCTGGCTTTTCTTTTCTTTAAAAAATTCATCCATTTGGATAGGAGACCTTTCAAATTCCGCTCCAGTGTTGCTATCACTGCTCTCTCAGCCCTGCTCTTTTCAGCTAATCTTTTCTTGGCTGAAATTGAGCGTCCCGATCTCCTGTCACGAGGATTTTCGAATTATTATGTTGTTCGTGCCCTCAGTTTGCCAGCCTTTCTAGGTTATAGTGCCAACCAATCCTATAGCGCCAACAAAGAACGTGCTAAGGCCTCTGAGACTGACCTTCAACCTATTACAGATTATATTCAAGAACATTCGGCTAAGCCCAATCCAGACTATTTTGGCTTGGCCAAAGGAAAAAATGTGATTTATCTCCACTTGGAGAGTTTCCAACAATTCCTGCTTGACTATAAACTCAACCTAGATGGAACTGAGCATGAAGTCACTCCCTTCCTGAATTCCCTCTACCATTCGCAATCTACACTAGCCTTTTCGAATATCTTTAACCAAGTCAAGGCTGGAAAAACCTCAGATGCGGAAACCATGCTAGAAACCGGTTTATTTGGCCTTGATCAAGGTTCCTTCATGGTCAACTACGGAGGTACCAATACCCAGCAAGCTGCCCCTTTTATCCTATCAAAAAATGGCTATCAATCGAGTGCTGTCTTTCACGGTAATATCGGGACCTTCTGGAACCGAAATACGACCTACAAACAATGGGGCTACCAATACTTCTTTGATGCTTCCTATTTTACCAAGCAAGACAGTAGCAATTCTTTCCAATATGGTTTAAATGATAAAATCATGATGAAAGATTCTATCCAATATCTGGATCACTTACAGCAACCTTTTTATGCCAAGTATATCACGGTGTCCAATCACTATCCTTATGCTAGCAATCTGACTGGCGATGAGCTTGGTTTCCCCTTGGCCAAAACCAAAGATGAAACTATCAATGGCTACTTCCAAACCGCCAACTATCTGGACAGTGCCATCAAGGCTTTCTTTGACTATCTCAAAGAAAGTGGCCTCTATGAAAAATCCATCATCGTCATTTATGGAGACCATTATGGCATTTCCAATTCCCGCAACCCTGACCTGGCACCTTTGATTGGCAAGACTTCTGAGAACTGGTCGAATTACGATAATGCCATGTTGCAACGAGTGCCTTTTATGGTGGTCATACCTGGTTATGAAAAGGGACAAATTATCAATACCTACGGTGGACAAATCGATATCTTACCGACTCTCGAACACATCCTTGGTATTGAGTCCAATTCCTTCCTTCAAGTTGGACAAGACCTACTATCACCAGATCATCAAGAAATCGTTGCCTTTCGAACTGCCAATTCATTCGTCACACCTAAATACACCAGTTATGACGGACGAACCTACTATACTGAGAGCGGTCTTGAAATCAGTAATCTTGATGAACAAGCTCAGACTGAACTAGAAATCGTTCGTCAAGCAGCCAGTCAACAGCTGAAAATTAGCGATCAGATCCAAACTGGCGATTTGATACGTTTTTACCAAAAAGATCATCTTGGAGCAGTTGATACAGAAAGTATTTCTTACCTCAATTCTTTACCAATTCTGCAAAAGATTGAGCAGGAAAAAGGTAGTCAATCAACGAGCCTCTTTAGCCAACGACAAGGCAAAACCAGTACTGACCTCTTCAATGCACCAAGTTACCAAGAACTCCACCCAGAGTCGGCAGAAACCGAATCAAAATCACAATAAAAAATGCTCTTCCGTCTTGGAGGAGCATTTCTTTTATCAACGAAAACCAAAGAGCAAACTAAGAAACTAGCCACAGGCTATACTTGAGTACGGCAAGGCAAAGCTGATGTGGTTTGAAGAGATTTTCGAAGAGTATTAACTTTGAGATTGTAGGTAAAGAGGTTGTACCTGCAATATATGTCTGTCAAGTTTAGTGACGTAGATAGTAGAAGAAATATGAGGATATAAATCAGCTTCAGTAGGTATCTGGAAAATTTGATTCTATATAGAAGTCTATAAATCTTCCTAATTTTAAAGACTTTTACTCAGTCTAATGTTACAAACTCAATATACTATCAATAAATAATATTATAGAAGCAACAACAATTATAATTTCACCTATTTGCATAATACTATTACGAACTCTAAATATATGTTCTATCAAAAATACTTGGATCACACACATTATAGGAATTAACGTTTTTGAAATTGAAAAATATCCAAATAAATAAACTATAAACAACAATAATAGAACTATATTATATTTCTTATTCATGACATTTCCCTCTTTATTTTTTGATTACTAATCTTAATCATTTACAACTACATTATAACAAACGACAAAATTCTTGTTAACAAATATTGCCATTTTTTGTGATTCGAATGTGATAAACTACTTTGATATTAATTTTAGATAACATTTCGTCTATACTTAGGGGTGAACACAAAGTGATACTTTGTGTGTAATAAACTATGAGCCTTTTGCGCCATATTTTTCTCCTTTCACTTTACAATTGGCTTGAACACCTTTATTGTATCGCGTTTGGAGTTTTTTGCTATAGTAGATTGAAATAAGAGGTGAACAAATGGATTAGGAAAGTCAAATTAATTTCTAGAAATATTTTTAGCAGTTGTAACGTACTATTCTAGTTCCAATCTACTATATAACCTTCGACGCACGTGACTGAGGAAAAAGTCTTTAAAAGCAGAAAAACGCATAATATCAGATGTGCTAAAATCTTGATATTATACGTTTTATTGTGGAAAGATTTTTTCCGTTTTTTACTAAAATTGAGTTTTTCCCAACCTATTTTAAAATGTTTGGCGTTTTGCTTTACGCTCGGCACGACCGCGAGCGCGATTTTCAGCACGCTTGGTTTTGCGGCGTTTTTCATCAACCGCCCATTTGATTTTCTTCTTATAGCCCGGTTTAACTTTTTTCTTTTTCTTTTTGACCAGACCAATCATTTCAATATCAAGCTTATCTTGTTTTTTCTCACGGTTGGCACGACGATCACGGTCATAGGTATCTTGAAATTCTCCGTCTTTGACCATCTTAGGAGTAAACTTGATTCCCAATTTCTCCAACTCACGGATATCCGAGTCATCACTTGGCTGGTAAAGGGTAATAGCTGTACCAGCTAGGCCATTGCGCCCAGTTCGACCAACACGGTGCACAAAGAAAGATAAGTCTTGCGGAATGGCATCATTGATAACATGACTGACACCTTCAATGTCAATTCCACGCGCTGCCAAATCCGTTGCTACAATATACTCAAAATCTAGATTTTTCACCTGATTCATGATACGCTTGCGCTCACGAGGGGCAATATCTCCATGGATTTTTGCCACCTTCAAACCTTGAGCAGTCAGATATGAATGCAACTCATCAGCACGCGTTTTAGTGTTAACAAAAATCATTGCCAAATAAGGTTGCATCAACTGAGTCAATTGATAAATTTGAGCATTCTTGTCACGTCCCTTAGTAGAAATCAACCAATTATCAATGGTATCAGAAATGACAGTTTTAGTCTTAATTTTCTCCATAACAGGATTTGACAAGTATTTTTTCAAGAATGGTTGCAGTTTTTGTGGGATAGTCGCTGAGAAGACCATGAATTGCAAATCTTTTGGAAGGCTGCCAGCAATCTTATCAACAATTTCTAAGAATCCCATATCCAAGGTCATGTCTGCCTCATCAACCACAAAGGTCTTAGCCTTGTGAATAGCTAAATCACCAGATTTAACCAAGTCGTAGATACGACCTGGAGTACCGATAACAATATGAGGCTGATTGCTTGCCAATTTCTCAATCTGGCGAGCCTTATCCGTACCCCCTACATAATTAACCACACGAACTTCAACATCTGAATGGGCTGAAATTTGACGAGCTGCTTGGTAAATCTGAGTAGCTAATTCACGGCTCGGTGCAGTAATCACTGCCTGTACATTATCGCTAGCTTCATCTAATTGCTGGAAAATCGGTAACAAGAAAGTATGAGTCTTACCTGAACCTGTTTTTGATTCTCCTACTAGGTCACGACCTGCCAAAACAATCGGAATCAACTTATCTTGCACCTCTGTTGGAGTTGTAAATTTTAACTCCTCCAAGGCTTCTCTAATATAGTTTTTAAATTGAAATTTCGTAAATGACATAATATCCTCGATTCTATCTATCCTATCAATTATACCACATTTTATTCCATTTCAGTAGTCTCACTTATTTAGGCTATTTCCAGTACCTTTTCTAGTCAGAAAAAGGCTGGAATTTGAGAATCCCAACCTCTTTTCAGTCATTATTTCCAGTTTAAAGTAGCATTCAAGCCATAGTGATCACTAACTTGCGGACTCTTGTTACCATCAAATACGACATGTAAATTTTCCACCGCTAACTCTTTGGTAATAAAGACATAATCGATTCGAAGGGGTTCTGTGTTCCCTTTCCATCCATCAATTTCAGGTGGAACAGTATAGCTACCACTTTTCTCTTGAGCAACTTCAAATGCGTCTTGTAATCCTAATGGACTAGCTAAAATAGCTTGGTATCCTTCCTGACCAGCTGGGTTGTTGAAATCTCCAGCCAGCAAAAGTGGCTTATTCAATTCTTTCAAGACATCCTCAAATCGTGCCCATTCTTCTTGGAAACCTTTATCCCACCAAGAAAGGTGAACACTGGCAACAGCAAGCTCTTTGCCTTCAACTACTGTTTCTGCTAAAGCAACTCGACGAGTATGATAGTCTGTTGGATCATCCAAATCTGAAACCAAAATTTCTCTGGCTTCAATCGGTGTTTTAGACAAGATAGCCACACCTTCATGATAGCGGTCATAACCAATATGGTTATAGGCCCAAGTCCAATAGTAATTTTTTCCTTGCTCTGACAACTTTTCAACCAAGAGTCTAACATAGTGATCTTGGTGAATAGGCTCAGCTGCTGGCAAAGCTTGATAGAGATCATTAACCTCCACCACTGGCGAAGTGATCTCCTGATTGATTTCTTGGAAACAAATCAAATCATAGTCTTTATCAAGAATATCTTCAAGCAAGAGCTGGAATTTTTCCTCTGCTTCTTTCTCCATCCAACTGTGAGTATTGAGTGTTAAAAATTTCATGCTTTTCTCCCAAAATAAGAGGTTGGAATACAGCTTCCAACCTCAAGTATATTACAATTCTACTTTAGCAACTGCTGTTTTAGCTGCAAGAGAACCTGTTTGTTCTAATTTAACTGATTTAATAGCTTCAGCATTTGTGAAGACAACTACTGTAGAAGTTTCACGTCCTGCTGCACGGATAGCATCCAAGTCAGCTGTGACAAGAAGGTCACCTGCTGCAACTTTTTGTCCTTCAGCTACATGAACTGTAAATGGTTTTCCTTCAAGACTTACTGTGTCCAAACCAATGTGAACCAATACTTCAAGACCTGCTTCAGTCACAAGACCAAGAGCATGTTTTGTAGGGAAGATGCTTGATACAGTACCTGAAACTGGAGATACAATATTTCCATTTGCAGGTTCTACAGCAAATCCATCACCCATCATTTTTTGAGCAAATACTGGATCTTTTACTTGTTCCAAGGCAACAACTTGACCGTCAGCTACTGAGTAAACTTCCTCAGTAAGACCTTTGAATTGAACAGTGTTTTGTTGCGCTTCTGTCATTTGACTTGGAAGAGTTTCAGGAATAATTTCACCTGAATCAAGGATATCTTGGATATCAGATTTCAATACGTCTGCTTTTGGACCATAGATAGCTTGAACCCCTTGTCCTTTCATGACAAGACCCATAGCTCCTTCTGCTTTCCATTGTTCTGCATCACCGACTTTGTCTGCGTCTTTAACAGTTACACGAAGACGAGTCATACATGCATCCACATCAACGATGTTTGCACGTCCACCAAGAAGGTTGATAATGTTTACAGCTTGAGAACCTGCTGCAACTTTCACTGCGCTGCTAGCTTCTTCTGAACCTTCAGCAGTTTCGTAGTTTCCGTTACGTCCTGGGGTTGCGTAGTTGAATTTTTGAATCATGAAGTTTGCGATGAAGTACATGATTACAGCAAAGAGAACAGTTACCCAAATGAAGTTAATGATATCCATACCGATACCAGCACTGATTGCAATAGGTGTACGAGTCAAGAACTCGATTGAACCGAATGAGTGCATACGTAGGTTTACAACGTCAGCCATAGCGAAGGCAGCACCTTGAACAAGTGAGTAAACAAGATACATAGGTGTTGCTACAAACATGAACATGTATTCGATTGGTTCAGTAACCCCTGTCAAGAATGTTGCAAGAGCTGTCGCAATCATCATACCTTTATATTGATGTTTCTTATCAGCATCGACATTACGGTAGATAGCCACGATCACACCCATCAAGATACCGAATGAACCGATCATTTGTCCAACTTTGAAACGAGCTGGGTGAACAGTATCTAACAATTGTTGGTAGTGACTTGCATCTGTACCTTTAAGGTTAACAAGGTCTGTTACCCATGCAAGCCATAGTGGATCTTGACCAAATACTTGACTACCTTTAGCTGCACCAGTTAAGACCTCATAAGTACCACCAAGAGCTGTGTAGTTCATTGGGATAGTCAACATGTGGTGAAGACCAAATGGCAAGAGCAAACGTTCCAATGTACCATACAAGAATGGTGCAAGGATTGGAGCAGTTTCTTGTGAGTTAGCAATCCAGATACCAAAGCTATTGATACCAGTTTGCACAAGTGGCCAGAAAGCTGAAAGTACAATTGCAGCAATTATTGAACGAAGAATAACTACAAATGGTACAAAACGTTTTCCGTTAAAGAATGAAAGTGCATCAGGAAGCTTAC
Above is a genomic segment from Streptococcus mitis containing:
- a CDS encoding SAM-dependent methyltransferase, with translation MNRIRVSKRIEKKLAKGLVLLEASDLENVNLKDQEVEVHSQDGKFLGTAYLSQQNKGLGWFVSTDKVTFNQAFFEMLFRQVKEKRSAYYQDDLTTAFRLFNQEGDGFGGLTVDLYGDYAVFSWYNSYVYQIRQIISEAFRQVFPEVLGAYEKIRFKGLDYESAHVYGQEAPDFFTVLENGVLYQVFMNDGLMTGIFLDQHEVRGSLVDGLAMGKSLLNMFSYTAAFSVAAAMGGASQTTSVDLAKRSRELSQAHFQANGLSTDAHRFIVMDVFEYFKYAKRKGLTYDVIVLDPPSFARNKKQTFSVAKDYHKLISQSLEILNPGGIIIASTNAANVSRQKFTEQIDKGFAGRSYQILNKYGLPADFAYNKKDESSNYLKVISMKVSK
- a CDS encoding alkaline phosphatase, producing MGTRLGFVLTLLILYWIKTLLAYTVDFNLDIQVGKLQGNYLAFIAFFNPLPLGLLLLALALYARSTKSFYSLSIAIYSLLFIWLYSNVFYYREFSDFITANTMKVVSKVSVGTAELELLRPWDFIYFMDFPLLAFLFFKKFIHLDRRPFKFRSSVAITALSALLFSANLFLAEIERPDLLSRGFSNYYVVRALSLPAFLGYSANQSYSANKERAKASETDLQPITDYIQEHSAKPNPDYFGLAKGKNVIYLHLESFQQFLLDYKLNLDGTEHEVTPFLNSLYHSQSTLAFSNIFNQVKAGKTSDAETMLETGLFGLDQGSFMVNYGGTNTQQAAPFILSKNGYQSSAVFHGNIGTFWNRNTTYKQWGYQYFFDASYFTKQDSSNSFQYGLNDKIMMKDSIQYLDHLQQPFYAKYITVSNHYPYASNLTGDELGFPLAKTKDETINGYFQTANYLDSAIKAFFDYLKESGLYEKSIIVIYGDHYGISNSRNPDLAPLIGKTSENWSNYDNAMLQRVPFMVVIPGYEKGQIINTYGGQIDILPTLEHILGIESNSFLQVGQDLLSPDHQEIVAFRTANSFVTPKYTSYDGRTYYTESGLEISNLDEQAQTELEIVRQAASQQLKISDQIQTGDLIRFYQKDHLGAVDTESISYLNSLPILQKIEQEKGSQSTSLFSQRQGKTSTDLFNAPSYQELHPESAETESKSQ
- a CDS encoding DEAD/DEAH box helicase, whose amino-acid sequence is MSFTKFQFKNYIREALEELKFTTPTEVQDKLIPIVLAGRDLVGESKTGSGKTHTFLLPIFQQLDEASDNVQAVITAPSRELATQIYQAARQISAHSDVEVRVVNYVGGTDKARQIEKLASNQPHIVIGTPGRIYDLVKSGDLAIHKAKTFVVDEADMTLDMGFLEIVDKIAGSLPKDLQFMVFSATIPQKLQPFLKKYLSNPVMEKIKTKTVISDTIDNWLISTKGRDKNAQIYQLTQLMQPYLAMIFVNTKTRADELHSYLTAQGLKVAKIHGDIAPRERKRIMNQVKNLDFEYIVATDLAARGIDIEGVSHVINDAIPQDLSFFVHRVGRTGRNGLAGTAITLYQPSDDSDIRELEKLGIKFTPKMVKDGEFQDTYDRDRRANREKKQDKLDIEMIGLVKKKKKKVKPGYKKKIKWAVDEKRRKTKRAENRARGRAERKAKRQTF
- a CDS encoding hydrolase yields the protein MKFLTLNTHSWMEKEAEEKFQLLLEDILDKDYDLICFQEINQEITSPVVEVNDLYQALPAAEPIHQDHYVRLLVEKLSEQGKNYYWTWAYNHIGYDRYHEGVAILSKTPIEAREILVSDLDDPTDYHTRRVALAETVVEGKELAVASVHLSWWDKGFQEEWARFEDVLKELNKPLLLAGDFNNPAGQEGYQAILASPLGLQDAFEVAQEKSGSYTVPPEIDGWKGNTEPLRIDYVFITKELAVENLHVVFDGNKSPQVSDHYGLNATLNWK
- a CDS encoding PTS glucose/maltose transporter subunit IIBCA (phosphoenolpyruvate-dependent sugar phosphotransferase system; catalyzes the phosphorylation of incoming sugar substrates concomitant with their translocation across the cell membrane; IIB is phosphorylated by IIA and then transfers the phosphoryl group to the sugar; IIC forms the translocation channel), with protein sequence MKDTFKNVLSFEFWQKFGKALMVVIAVMPAAGLMISIGKSLVMINPNFAPLVITGGVLEQIGWGVIVNLHILFALAIGGSWAKERAGGAFAAGLAFILINRITGTIFGVSGDMLKNPEAMVTTLFGGSIKVADYFISVMEAPALNMGVFVGIISGFIGATAYNKYYNFRKLPDALSFFNGKRFVPFVVILRSIIAAIVLSAFWPLVQTGINSFGIWIANSQETAPILAPFLYGTLERLLLPFGLHHMLTIPMNYTALGGTYEVLTGAAKGSQVFGQDPLWLAWVTDLVNLKGTDASHYQQLLDTVHPARFKVGQMIGSFGILMGVIVAIYRNVDADKKHQYKGMMIATALATFLTGVTEPIEYMFMFVATPMYLVYSLVQGAAFAMADVVNLRMHSFGSIEFLTRTPIAISAGIGMDIINFIWVTVLFAVIMYFIANFMIQKFNYATPGRNGNYETAEGSEEASSAVKVAAGSQAVNIINLLGGRANIVDVDACMTRLRVTVKDADKVGDAEQWKAEGAMGLVMKGQGVQAIYGPKADVLKSDIQDILDSGEIIPETLPSQMTEAQQNTVQFKGLTEEVYSVADGQVVALEQVKDPVFAQKMMGDGFAVEPANGNIVSPVSGTVSSIFPTKHALGLVTEAGLEVLVHIGLDTVSLEGKPFTVHVAEGQKVAAGDLLVTADLDAIRAAGRETSTVVVFTNAEAIKSVKLEQTGSLAAKTAVAKVEL